ATGGATCGACAATGGTTCAGCGAGGATTTCCCTCACCCGCATACGAGGATCAAGTGATGCGTATGGGTCCTGGAACATGAACTGTAAGTCCTGGCGAACTGACTTTAGGTATGCGCCATGATGTTCGATGATTGACTTGCCTTTGAAGCGGATATCACCAGCGGTTACACCTTCGAGGCCGACGATCATCGACCCAGTAGTCGTTTTGCCGCAACCGGATTCACCAACGATTCCAAACGTCTCGCCACGATAGATCGTGAAGGAGACGTCGGTAACAGCCTTGACGGTACCGATCTTGCGCTGAACCAACGCACCTTTGGTGACTGGATACTCTTTGACCACATGATCGAGCTCGATAACTGGCTCAAGCCCAGTCTTAGATCCTGCCTGCGCTCGACGCGTGACGCTCACGGGCACACGGTCAGGGGCACTCACTGGGTAGAAACAGGTAAATGGGTGTGAGTAGCCATCGGGAGTTTCATACGGCGGCTCTTCGATCCGGCACCGATCCTGGACATAACGGCATCTCGGTGCAAAGCGGCATCCCACTAGGTCGGTGCTCAAATCGGGCGGCAGCCCAGGGATAGAATAGAGACGCTCCGGAATCGCTCCTTCGAGAGGAGGGATCGAGGCCAAGAGGGCTTCGGTATAGGGGTGCGATGGGTTGCGGAAGAGCTCCTTGGAGGTCGCAAATTCAGCGACCTTACCGGCGTACATCACGACAACTTCATCGGCTCGGCCGGCGATGACGCCCATATCATGGGTCACCAAGATCATCGCCATGGAGAGACGTTCCTTAAGGTCCTCAAGCAGTTCGAGGATCTGTGCCTGAATCGTGACGTCAAGAGCCGTCGTCGGCTCGTCGAGAATCAAAAGCTTGGGATCACAGGTCAGTGCCATTGCGATCATCACGCGCTGGCGGAGACCACCCGAGAGCTGATGAGGGAAGTAGGTTAGCCGCTCCTTCGGGTTCGGCATGCCGACCAAGTTAAGCACTTCAATAGCTCTTGCCTCAGCATCAGTCTTGTTCATGCCCAGGTGTAAACGAGCGGTTTCACCAATCTGATCGCCGATGGTTAGCACCGGATTCAATGAGGTCATGGGGTCCTGAAAAACCATAGCGATATCGTTGCCGCGGTATTTTCGCATTTGTGCCTGCGACAGTTTGGCTAGATCTACCCCGTCAAACAGGATCTGCCCTTGAGCTATGTAACCCCCGGTGGGTAGAAGGCCGAGGATTGACATCCCCGTCATGGTCTTACCGGATCCTGACTCGCCAACGATCCCAACGGTCTGACCAACATTGACCTCAAAACTCACACCGTCGACCGCCCGCACCTCACCCTTGCGAAGTCGGATGTTAGTGTGCAGATCGTTGATCTCTAAGAGTGGCACGTGCGTTCCCCTTACGTGAATGGCCTCATAGTATGTTATCCGGTCGGCGCATAGGCGAAGCTGCCTTGGGTGAGGAAAACTTCCTCTCTGCGTCAGCACTCAGGTTGTGCAGTGGGTAGTATAGATTCTCGCACGTCGGAGTGGCGGAATAGGTAGACGCGCTAGGTTGAGGGCCTAGTGACCGATAAGGTCGTGCGGGTTCAAGTCCCGCCTCCGACACCAAAAGGGTTTCGACCGATACCACATACAGTTCATACAGCTTTGGGTCGACACAGCACACAAACTATGCCCCCACAAAGACCATGGCATCCGGAGGACGCTATTACAACAAGGGCTCCATGTATACCAGGCGAGACTGGGTTCTACCTCCCGGCGTGATAGCCAATTGATTGCGCAGCGCTCGATAGTCCACTAACAGCGGTCGTGCGAATGCTCACCCAGGTCATCCTGTGAGCTGGCTCGACCTATGTTTCTTGTATTGTTTGTAGCTGGTGGCCGTTGTTCATGTTGCGCTGGTACCCAGCTGGATGTTGCACTCAAACCATGGGCCACACGGCCTCAAAGCCACTCGCCATCGCTTCAGTCCATATGACAATCCTGGTCTTTGGAGGCACGGGTCATAGCTAATTTGGAGGTCATCTTCGAGTCACCCCGAGGAGACCTCGCGGGTCCGCAGTCTACTGACGTGCCAAATTATGCAAGTATCGTTTAAAGGCCTGCCGGAGTCGCGTCATCGATTCCACCAGATGCACGTGGATCTCGTCCCATTGGGCCTCCGGGGATTCGAACCCCCCCGGTATCATCAGGGCAATCCGAAAGTGTCCCGAACCCAACGACTCCCACAACAATGGATCAGGTGCAATCGCCTGCTCCAGATCCTCTCTGAGCGCCAGTAACGAGTTGAAGATGTGATTGGCCTCAGCCTGGCGGTCTCCTGGACCAGCAATACGAATCTCAACGCCACTCTCAAGTGGCTCAACAACGAAGTTGTAGGTCACTCCCGCCAGACGAGTCAATCGATGGATGACAGAAGTGGCACCGCGGACCGCGGGCACCATCACTGGTGCGCTCTCATGTCCAGCGAGGAGAGCAAAGAACCTTCGGCGCTCTTCACTGCGATCTACCAGGGTCCGGCGCTCAAACTCGGCGATGCGAATCAATCGCGATGGACCGAGGATTCGATTGACCAGATGCGATACCGTACCATCGATACCCCGCAGACCATGAACCTGGAGGAGGAAAAACCGTGTCATCGAGCAGCGATTGAGCCATGCCACCGCACCGATGTGTTCGGCGCTAAACTCTTCCGCAACCCAGATGACGGTTGTTGCGCCCAACGCGCTTGAGTATGTGAGCAGTCGCCCAAGACCTGCGTTATTGCTCTTTGTGAGGCATATCTCGACTACGACGATGCCGCCCTCGGAGTCCTCTCCAATGAGATCGGCGGACCGCGGGCCAGCGTTCACCGGACGCACCAGTGTGGTGATGGAGCAATCAAGCGCATCATTGAGCGCATCCGGGTGGCGGGTAAACCAGTCGATGAGCTCATGGGTGCCACCGAGCCAGATCTCCCGAGCCGAAACCCTCATCGGCCTGCCGATGACCTGCTCCGCCACGATCACCCTCCTTGGTACGTCTTTTGGACCCTATGCTCGTCCCATGTCACCAGCCGCTGGGGCAGGACACTTGACTCCTTCGCACAACGATAGCCGACCGCGCCAGAAGTGCTTGCGCTCTTGCCAAGGAAAGTCCCGAAGAACAAGGCATGTCGCTTTCGCTCGCCCGTACGAGTCCAATTACAATCACTTTTAGTGCTTGCATACCCACATATAGTGAAGTACCATTCAACGCAACACCTCGATGCGTTGACACCGATTTAAGGGTGAAGCGCGGAACGCCATTTGCCAACTCCATGCTCTGCTCGATTGGAACGGGACCATCGACACTCCCCAACGGTCCTTAGTTTGGAGGGTAGAGTCACGACCCGACCAGTGTCATTGGGCGAGCGATGGCAACGGGGCGAAAGCTCCAATCTCGCCGCTGGCCACCAGTTCGGTTGCAGCTTCGATATCGGGCGCCATGAAGTGGTCGACGTCATAGTGAGGGACGACCTCGCGCAACCGGCCAATCACCTGCTGGAGTTGAGGGCTGGTCTCGACCGGGGCTCTTAGCTCGATGCCCTGTACGGCAGCGAGGAGTTCGATACCGACGATCGTGGCAACGTTACGCGCCAATGGCCCTAGACGCCGTGCAGCGAAGGTCGCCATTGAGACGTGATCCTCCTGATTAGCAGACGTCGGAAGCGAATCAACCGATGCCGGATGCGCAAGGCTCTTGTTTTCAGAGGCGAGCGCAGCAGCGCTCACATGCGCGATCATGAAGCCAGAATTGACTCCCCCATTCTTGACAAGAAATGGCGGTAAGCCGCTCAGCGTTGCATCGATCAGAAGTGCAATACGGCGTTCTGCGATACCCCCTACTTCGCTAGCGGCGATGGCAAGAAAATCACTTGCCATAGCGACGGGCTCGGCGTGGAAATTACCGCCAGAGAGCACCTCTTGGGTTCCAGTAAAAACCAGTGGATTGTCAGAAACGCCGTTAGCTTCGGTCAACAACGTTCCCCCGCACCACTGCAGTGTGTCAAAGACCGGACCCATCACCTGCGGTTGGCAACGCAAGCTGTACGGATCTTGGACTTTCTCACAGTCCTGGTGCCACTGGGTGATACCAGAGCCTTCAAGCAGGGTACGGTAGGCAGCCGCAACCACTGCCTGGAGATGATGACCACGCACCGCCTGGATCCTAGGATCGAAGGGGACGACCGACCCCGCTGCGGCATCGACACTCAATGCCCCGGTTACCACTGCGGCTCTGGCCACGCGATCGATGGCCAAGAGTCCTTCGATGGCCAATGCGGTGGAGACCTGCGTTCCATTGAGGAGGGCTAAACCCTCCTTCGGCTGGAGGGTGATCGGTGAACGCCCGAGGAGCGAAAGAGCCTCTGACGCAGGCATGCGTGATCCGCGTACTCGAACCTCGCCGATGCCGAGGAGGACGGCCGCGAGGTGCGCCAGCGGGGCGAGATCCCCCGATGCACCCACCGAACCCTGGGACGGAATAATGGGCAAGACATCGTGGGTGAGCAGGTCGATGAGGGCCTCGAAAACCTCGGGTGTCACGCCTGAATACCCTTGGGCCAGACTTGCAATCTTGAGTAGCAGCACCATGCGCACCACCGCATCCCCCAGGGGCTCGCCGACACCAACAGCGTGCGATAGGACGAGGTTACGTTGCAACAGCAACAACTCGGACGGGGGAATCTGCGTATTGGCCAAACGGCCAAACCCAGTGTTGATCCCATAGGCCGGATCGGTGGCCTCAGCGATGGTAGCTACGGTGGCCGCGGAGGTCCTGATGGTATCCCATGATCGGGTTGGCAGGGTGAGTTTATTAACTCCATCCCTGACCATCAACAGCTGCTCGTAGGTGAGCGAACCTGGTTCAATCTCCATTGGTGATCCCTTCGTTCTGTGGCGAGGCTGTAGTGCTTGCATGAAATCTGATGGATGTGCGGTTGTTATCGACCCCGATGACCAGGCAGCCAAAGGAGTGATGGCCGCACAGGCTTACCCACGTCGTTCGTCTCTTTGTGATCAGGGTAGCATCGAATGCCTATTCTTTGCCATCCAAGCTGCGCCGATATCCAAGGAGCTTGACCTGTGGTAATGTGAGATCTCGCTCGGGAACCCGAACGAAACCCATTCGTTCATACAGCCGCTGAGCCTGGACCATCTGTACATTCGTATGTAGTGATACCGCATGCTTCTGGTTAGCTCTGGCTTGATCGAGACAGGCTGTGACCAGCGCTCGACCCGCTCCATGACGCTGTACCTTGGGATCAACGCCAAGCATCCGAATGCCGGCCTCGCCAACTTGGAGCCCCTCCGCGTATTCGGATGCTTCATCAAGCACGAGCGTCACTGAACCAATAAGCCGCTCGCCCAGGAAGCAACCAAGGACTGGCACCTGCGAAAGCCGAGCACCAACGTCTGCGACGTAATGCAGATAACCCTCTTCGCTCGACTCTCCTTCGGGATAGATCTGGCGATACGCCGCCAACAATACGGCACTCGCTTGTGGGGCCTCCGCTTGTCGAAGCTGTCGAACCATCAGCGTATCCATCACGACCTCCTTGCGTCTTAGAACGTGTGTATGCCCGCGGGACCTACACCCTTTGCTACCTACACTAGAGCTATGTCAACCCAAGAACCAACGATCCTTGCCACCTCTGGTGGGCTCATGCGTGGTGGACGCACGGAGATGGCGTTCGCCCCCTTGCTCAAGTATGCACTGGCACTCAGTGGTGCCAGCAAACCCAAGTTGCTCTACGTCGGTACCGCCATGGGAGACGATTCCGCTATCGCAGCTCGGATGATCGAGGCCGGGCGAGCCGCTGGGGTCCCAGTTGATCTGCTGAAACTCTATCCAATGCCAAACGTCGATGACCCCCTGGCTTGGGTACTCGATCACGATGTGGTTTGGGTCGGAGGAGGAAGCGTAGCCAACTTGTTGGCGCTCTGGCGCTTGCACGGTCTCGACGATGTCCTGACGCAAGCATGGCACCAAGGAATCGTCCTTGCGGGTGTCTCAGCGGGTTCGCTCTGCTGGCATAGCGGAGGCACGACCGACTCCTTCACCCCTCGGCTCTCCCCGGTCACCAACGGGCTCGGCCTGCTTCCCTACTCCAATGGCGTCCACTATGACTCCGAAGAGCGTCGGCGACCGCTGTTTCAGCGGCTGATCGCCGAGCGTGTGTTACCCGACGGCTACGCCACCGAGGACGGCACTGGCCTTGTCTTTCACGGTACCCAACTTGTCGAAGCAGTGGCCGAGATCCCGGGCAAGCAGGCCTACTCAGTGCGACTCGACGGAGATAGCGTTCAAGAAGAGCCTCTCGCCACACGCCTCCTCCAAGCCTAAGGTTCGCAACGACAACCCGCCGACCTTGTCCTAATCGAGACTCATGGCGCTATCACGAGGCAAGAGTTTGGTACCTGGCCGCTGTTGTTACGCAACCACGCCTCAGATACCATCCTGGCACCGTCCGCTTAGGCGGTGCCCTTGAGTTTACGCCCTACTGAGTCGACCAACGTATTCCAGTCAGCGGTAAAGCTCTGAGCTCCGTTGACCTGAAGCTCATCAGCGAGCTGCTCGATATCGAGCCCCGCCTCTTCAAGGCGGGCAATCGTCGCCTCTGACTTAGCAAGCGCGTCATCAAGCACCGAAGAAATCTCGCCGTGATCGTCAAAAGCCAGCAGCGTCGTCTCTGGCATGGTGTTCACCGTTCCAGGCGCAGCTAAGGCAGACACGTAGAACGTGTCCGAGAAGGCGGGGTCCTTGGTCGAGGTGGAGGCCCATAACACGCGCTGCATCCGATCGGCACCGTTGCAGAGATCCTGACAACGGTCGGTCGCAAGTATCTGTTGATGGGCTGCCCAGATTGATTGCATGACGGCCAAGCCGGTCTGTTGTTGCAGCTGGGGCGGCAGCTTCGGGTTGGCAGCGGAATCCCAACGAGAGACGAAGACCGAGGCAACTGAGGGAACATCCAAATCCAAGCCAGCGCGTTGGCGAAGTTCGAGACCGTCAAGAAAAGCCGTCGCCGCAGCAACATAATGCTTAAGGCCAAAAAGCAGGGTCACGTTGACACCGATGCCATCGGCGATAAGATCCCGAATCGCTTGGCATCCAGCCTCGGTGCCCGGCACCTTGATGAGCACATTCTCGAGATCGAAGCGCGCACGCAATCGACGGGCCCAGGACATGGTCTCAGGAACCGAGTTGGCATACTCTGGAGGTACCTCGATGGATACAAAGCCATCTCGATGACCGCTTCGCTCCCAAGCCTCTCGTAGCAGGTTCGCTGCGTCCGTGAGGTCGACGATCGCCAGCTCGTAGATCATGTCCTCGGCCTCGTGCACGCCCTTGGCCACAAAACGATCAAGCGCCCCATCGTAATCATTCGAATGGCCAATCGCATGGGCCAAAATAGATGGGTTCGACGTGAGACCGGTGATGCCGACATCATGCACATAGTGAGCTAACGTACCCGAATCGATCAACTGCCGTGAAATCGAGTCCAACCAGACACTTTGCCCGAGCTTTGCGAGCGAACGTACTCCATGCATTATTTACCTCCAATGATGGTTTTGATGGTCTCAACGACCTCGTCGGTGCTGAACCCAAAGGCCTCAAGCACCTCATCTTTGCGGCCGGAGGCACCAAAGGTACGCATTCCGATAACCGAATCAACGAATTCGTACCAGCCAAACGGCGACGCAGCCTCGATGGCGATCTTCGGTGCGTGGCCCAGGAGCTCCGTACGTTCGGCGTCTGGCCTCTGACGCAGTAACTCAAGCGATGGGACCGAGACGACGGCGGCCTCAACCCCACCTTGGGCGAGGACATCAGCCGCATCGAGGGCGAGGCTCACCTCGGAGCCGGTCGCAACCAAGGTAACATCGTTACCGCCGCGAAGTCGGTACCCGCCGAGGGATTTTTGATCGATCTTGGCTGCCACCGGCAACACCGGTAGGCCCTGCCGTGACAGCACGAGCACGGTCGGACCCTCCGAACGTCCGATACCGAAGGCGACACAGGCCGCGGTCTCGTTCGCATCTGCTGGCCGCAATACCACGATGCCCGGCATAGCCCGCAAACCAGCCAGCTGCTCAACCGGTTGATGCGTGGTGCCGTCCTCGCCGAGTGCGATGGAATCATGCGTGAAGATGAACATCGTCTGCAGCTCCATAATCGCGGAAAGTCGCAAGGCGGGCTTCAGGTAGTCAGAAAACACGAAGAACGTGCTTGCAAATGGCAGGAACCCACCGTGGGCCGCAATACCATTCGTGATGGCGGCCATCGCGTGTTCGCGGATCCCAAAATAGATATCGCGACCTGCGTAGCTGGGCCACATCACCTCTCCAGCAAGCTTGGTCTCTGTCGAGCTCTCGACGTCGGCAGCTCCACCGAC
This window of the Ferrimicrobium sp. genome carries:
- the tal gene encoding transaldolase, with the protein product MHGVRSLAKLGQSVWLDSISRQLIDSGTLAHYVHDVGITGLTSNPSILAHAIGHSNDYDGALDRFVAKGVHEAEDMIYELAIVDLTDAANLLREAWERSGHRDGFVSIEVPPEYANSVPETMSWARRLRARFDLENVLIKVPGTEAGCQAIRDLIADGIGVNVTLLFGLKHYVAAATAFLDGLELRQRAGLDLDVPSVASVFVSRWDSAANPKLPPQLQQQTGLAVMQSIWAAHQQILATDRCQDLCNGADRMQRVLWASTSTKDPAFSDTFYVSALAAPGTVNTMPETTLLAFDDHGEISSVLDDALAKSEATIARLEEAGLDIEQLADELQVNGAQSFTADWNTLVDSVGRKLKGTA
- a CDS encoding peptidase E is translated as MSTQEPTILATSGGLMRGGRTEMAFAPLLKYALALSGASKPKLLYVGTAMGDDSAIAARMIEAGRAAGVPVDLLKLYPMPNVDDPLAWVLDHDVVWVGGGSVANLLALWRLHGLDDVLTQAWHQGIVLAGVSAGSLCWHSGGTTDSFTPRLSPVTNGLGLLPYSNGVHYDSEERRRPLFQRLIAERVLPDGYATEDGTGLVFHGTQLVEAVAEIPGKQAYSVRLDGDSVQEEPLATRLLQA
- the hutH gene encoding histidine ammonia-lyase produces the protein MEIEPGSLTYEQLLMVRDGVNKLTLPTRSWDTIRTSAATVATIAEATDPAYGINTGFGRLANTQIPPSELLLLQRNLVLSHAVGVGEPLGDAVVRMVLLLKIASLAQGYSGVTPEVFEALIDLLTHDVLPIIPSQGSVGASGDLAPLAHLAAVLLGIGEVRVRGSRMPASEALSLLGRSPITLQPKEGLALLNGTQVSTALAIEGLLAIDRVARAAVVTGALSVDAAAGSVVPFDPRIQAVRGHHLQAVVAAAYRTLLEGSGITQWHQDCEKVQDPYSLRCQPQVMGPVFDTLQWCGGTLLTEANGVSDNPLVFTGTQEVLSGGNFHAEPVAMASDFLAIAASEVGGIAERRIALLIDATLSGLPPFLVKNGGVNSGFMIAHVSAAALASENKSLAHPASVDSLPTSANQEDHVSMATFAARRLGPLARNVATIVGIELLAAVQGIELRAPVETSPQLQQVIGRLREVVPHYDVDHFMAPDIEAATELVASGEIGAFAPLPSLAQ
- a CDS encoding ABC transporter ATP-binding protein — translated: MPLLEINDLHTNIRLRKGEVRAVDGVSFEVNVGQTVGIVGESGSGKTMTGMSILGLLPTGGYIAQGQILFDGVDLAKLSQAQMRKYRGNDIAMVFQDPMTSLNPVLTIGDQIGETARLHLGMNKTDAEARAIEVLNLVGMPNPKERLTYFPHQLSGGLRQRVMIAMALTCDPKLLILDEPTTALDVTIQAQILELLEDLKERLSMAMILVTHDMGVIAGRADEVVVMYAGKVAEFATSKELFRNPSHPYTEALLASIPPLEGAIPERLYSIPGLPPDLSTDLVGCRFAPRCRYVQDRCRIEEPPYETPDGYSHPFTCFYPVSAPDRVPVSVTRRAQAGSKTGLEPVIELDHVVKEYPVTKGALVQRKIGTVKAVTDVSFTIYRGETFGIVGESGCGKTTTGSMIVGLEGVTAGDIRFKGKSIIEHHGAYLKSVRQDLQFMFQDPYASLDPRMRVREILAEPLSIHRVGNQRERNATVARLLREVGLSPSAADRYPHEFSGGQRQRIGLARALALQPEVIVADEPVSALDVSIRSQVLNLMKDLQKQHDLTYIIISHDLSVVRFMADRIAVMYLGKLVELGTEADIFQRAKHPYTHMLLDAVPEANPETELAKEHGTVRGEIPSAITPPSGCRFRTRCAYAQARCAEEQPEYTQYGDEHYAACFFPMAQAPRFAEVEAAG
- a CDS encoding GNAT family N-acetyltransferase: MDTLMVRQLRQAEAPQASAVLLAAYRQIYPEGESSEEGYLHYVADVGARLSQVPVLGCFLGERLIGSVTLVLDEASEYAEGLQVGEAGIRMLGVDPKVQRHGAGRALVTACLDQARANQKHAVSLHTNVQMVQAQRLYERMGFVRVPERDLTLPQVKLLGYRRSLDGKE
- a CDS encoding DUF4268 domain-containing protein, yielding MAEQVIGRPMRVSAREIWLGGTHELIDWFTRHPDALNDALDCSITTLVRPVNAGPRSADLIGEDSEGGIVVVEICLTKSNNAGLGRLLTYSSALGATTVIWVAEEFSAEHIGAVAWLNRCSMTRFFLLQVHGLRGIDGTVSHLVNRILGPSRLIRIAEFERRTLVDRSEERRRFFALLAGHESAPVMVPAVRGATSVIHRLTRLAGVTYNFVVEPLESGVEIRIAGPGDRQAEANHIFNSLLALREDLEQAIAPDPLLWESLGSGHFRIALMIPGGFESPEAQWDEIHVHLVESMTRLRQAFKRYLHNLARQ